One genomic segment of Equus przewalskii isolate Varuska chromosome 13, EquPr2, whole genome shotgun sequence includes these proteins:
- the GPR151 gene encoding G-protein coupled receptor 151 encodes MEKVMLAAAFADSNSSTMNVSSAHLHFAGGYLPSDSKDWRTIVPALLVAVCLVGFVGNLCVMGTLLHRAWKGKPSMIHSLILNLSLADLSLLLFSVPVRATAYSKGVWDLGWFVCKSSDWFIHTCMAAKSLTIVAVAKVCFMYASDPAKQVSIHNCTIWSVLVAIWAVASLLPLPEWFFSTTRHYAGVEMCLMDVPAVAKEFMSMFGKLYPLLVFCFPLLFASFYFWRAYGQCQKRGTKTQNLRNQMRSRQLTVMLLSIAIISAILWLPEWVAWLWIWHVKAGGPAPPQGFIALSQVLMFSISSANPLIFLVMSEEFKEGFKGLWKWMITKKHPTASESQEIPTGNSEVLPDNVPSLESPTSTRDKEETGSPSSSKEKSDKAEIPILPDVEQFWHERDTVPCVQDNDPMPWEHEGQETGGDCDK; translated from the coding sequence ATGGAAAAGGTGATGCTGGCAGCTGCCTTTGCAGACTCCAACTCCAGCACCATGAATGTGTCTTCTGCTCACCTCCACTTTGCTGGAGGGTACCTGCCTTCTGACTCCAAGGACTGGAGGACTATAGTCCCAGCTCTCTTGGTGGCTGTCTGCCTGGTGGGCTTCGTGGGAAACCTGTGTGTGATGGGCACCCTCCTTCATCGTGCTTGGAAAGGAAAGCCATCCATGATCCACTCCCTGATTCTGAATCTCAGCCTGGCtgatctctctctcctgctcttttcTGTGCCTGTCCGAGCTACAGCATACTCCAAAGGTGTTTGGGATCTAGGCTGGTTTGTCTGCAAGTCCTCTGACTGGTTCATCCACACATGCATGGCAGCCAAGAGCCTGACAATCGTTGCAGTGGCCAAAGTATGCTTCATGTATGCAAGTGACCCAGCCAAGCAAGTAAGTATCCACAACTGCACCATCTGGTCAGTGCTGGTGGCCATCTGGGCTGTGGCCAGCCTGCTACCCTTACCAGAATGGTTCTTTAGCACCACTAGGCATTACGCAGGTGTGGAAATGTGCCTCATGGATGTACCCGCTGTGGCCAAAGAGTTCATGTCAATGTTTGGTAAGCTCTACCCTCTCCTGGTATTTTGCTTTCCATTACTCTTCGCCAGCTTTTATTTCTGGAGAGCTTATGGCCAATGCCAAAAACGAGGAACTAAGACTCAAAATCTTAGAAACCAGATGCGCTCAAGGCAACTCACAGTGATGCTGCTGAGCATTGCCATCATCTCTGCTATTCTGTGGCTCCCTGAATGGGTAGCTTGGCTGTGGATATGGCACGTGAAAGCTGGAGGCCCAGCCCCACCACAAGGTTTTATAGCCCTATCTCAAGTTCTaatgttttccatctcttcagCAAATCCTCTCATTTTTCTAGTGATGTCAGAGGAGTTCAAGGAAGGCTTCAAAGGCTTATGGAAATGGATGATAACCAAAAAACATCCCACTGCCTCTGAGTCTCAGGAAATACCAACTGGTAACTCAGAGGTCCTTCCTGACAATGTGCCATCTCTAGAGTCCCCAACATCCACACGAGACAAAGAGGAAACTGGTTCTCCCTCCTCCAGCAAAGAGAAAAGTGACAAGGCAGAGATTCCCATCCTCCCTGATGTAGAGCAGTTTTGGCATGAGAGGGACACAGTCCCTTGTGTACAAGACAATGACCCTATGCCCTGGGAACATGAAGGTCAAGAGACAGGCGGAGATTGTGATAAATAG